From the Streptococcus sp. 29887 genome, one window contains:
- a CDS encoding AAA family ATPase has product MKLETFTFKDLRKKESYKEVEIRSINTVDDSNYYTVFIGENGVGKTRIFEGIIKNILAEGSLFRSEECIQNVNYSGKIEKIIFSTYTLFNRELSVFSEKYDYYRTNFNSKSIVKQVSQIYFEQKLNNGEEQKILEVLKHVGKILGLESEPRISVRGITSLKYDILIKRVRNLKLDRPSVLRTNIQERKKILPLENIEIFEKKLTNFNKSSVYNQFQKYKNKFDYLDSLDRKYCYLSLLTVKSMLMYHRQKYQYSMKNQNIYNLSELIDIYEQYFEVGFETAKELLRIDYNIAKELEIGFVDDLAFFNGNDSKLITQFSSGEFAFFTRLLELAVNITDNSLVLIDEPETFLNPKWVFEFVNLLKNLFKNKSCHFIIASQSPFVVGSVKREDIIKIKKSKDDRILFEYEENQTLGATVNSILSDVFDIGLEDNIVFQEYKDLIVKKSQNNFLESLKLLSNLADSSEKLELMLTLSTEANKEIVRQKIEEIERERFGSE; this is encoded by the coding sequence ATGAAATTAGAAACATTTACATTTAAAGATTTAAGAAAAAAAGAAAGTTATAAAGAAGTAGAAATTAGGTCAATAAATACTGTAGATGATTCAAATTATTACACTGTTTTTATTGGTGAAAACGGTGTTGGTAAAACTAGAATCTTTGAAGGAATAATAAAAAACATTCTTGCAGAAGGCTCATTGTTTCGATCTGAGGAATGTATTCAAAATGTTAATTACTCTGGTAAAATTGAGAAAATAATTTTTTCAACCTATACTTTATTTAACCGGGAATTATCAGTTTTTAGTGAAAAATATGATTATTATAGGACGAATTTTAACTCCAAAAGCATTGTAAAACAGGTATCACAGATCTATTTTGAACAAAAATTAAATAATGGTGAAGAACAAAAAATTCTAGAGGTTTTGAAACATGTTGGAAAGATACTTGGTTTAGAATCAGAACCAAGAATAAGTGTTAGAGGGATTACTAGCCTTAAGTATGATATTTTAATAAAAAGAGTAAGGAACTTAAAATTAGATAGACCTTCTGTGTTACGGACCAACATTCAAGAACGAAAGAAAATATTACCACTAGAGAATATTGAAATTTTTGAGAAAAAATTGACTAATTTTAATAAATCGTCTGTATATAATCAGTTTCAAAAATATAAGAATAAGTTTGATTATTTAGACTCTCTTGATAGAAAATATTGCTACTTATCGCTGTTGACAGTTAAGTCTATGCTAATGTACCATCGACAAAAGTACCAGTACTCCATGAAGAATCAAAATATATATAATCTCAGCGAATTAATTGATATTTATGAACAGTACTTTGAGGTGGGTTTCGAAACTGCTAAGGAATTGTTAAGAATCGACTATAATATAGCTAAGGAGTTGGAAATAGGATTTGTTGATGATTTGGCATTTTTTAACGGTAATGATAGTAAATTGATAACACAATTTAGTTCAGGAGAGTTTGCCTTCTTTACAAGATTGTTAGAATTAGCGGTCAATATCACCGATAATTCATTGGTTTTAATAGATGAACCAGAAACATTTTTGAATCCTAAGTGGGTTTTTGAATTTGTAAATTTATTAAAAAATCTTTTTAAAAACAAGAGTTGTCACTTTATAATTGCTTCGCAATCTCCTTTTGTGGTTGGAAGTGTAAAAAGAGAAGATATTATAAAAATAAAGAAATCAAAAGATGACAGAATTTTATTCGAGTATGAAGAAAATCAAACTTTAGGAGCAACAGTGAATTCAATTCTATCTGATGTTTTCGATATAGGGTTAGAAGATAATATTGTTTTCCAAGAATATAAAGATTTGATTGTAAAAAAAAGTCAGAATAATTTCCTAGAATCGCTAAAATTACTCTCAAATCTTGCTGATTCATCTGAAAAGTTGGAACTAATGTTGACACTTTCTACGGAAGCGAATAAAGAAATTGTACGTCAAAAAATAGAAGAGATTGAGAGAGAGCGATTTGGTTCAGAATAA
- a CDS encoding DUF3013 family protein has translation MAKHGFLDVLEAALDKHFTYDYELNWDKKNHAVELAFILEAQNAAGIETVDDEGNASAEDIFLEEYVLFYNQDKSRFDEEDYLVALPFDAKKGFSAEFLTYFAGFLKDTADQGLDDLMDFLADPEAQEFAIAWDGEAFEKGRADLVEGEFYPYPRY, from the coding sequence ATGGCGAAACATGGCTTTTTAGATGTGCTGGAAGCAGCACTGGACAAACATTTTACTTACGATTATGAACTCAACTGGGACAAGAAGAATCACGCTGTTGAGTTGGCTTTTATCTTGGAAGCGCAAAATGCGGCTGGGATTGAAACGGTGGACGACGAAGGCAATGCCTCTGCGGAGGATATTTTCTTGGAGGAGTATGTCCTTTTCTACAATCAGGACAAGTCTCGCTTTGATGAGGAAGACTACCTGGTCGCTCTGCCATTTGACGCCAAGAAGGGCTTTTCAGCAGAGTTTCTGACCTACTTCGCAGGTTTTCTCAAAGATACCGCCGACCAAGGCCTAGATGACCTCATGGACTTTTTGGCGGACCCAGAGGCCCAAGAATTTGCGATTGCTTGGGACGGAGAGGCTTTTGAAAAAGGCAGAGCAGACCTGGTGGAAGGGGAATTTTACCCATATCCGAGGTATTAG
- a CDS encoding MazG nucleotide pyrophosphohydrolase domain-containing protein, whose protein sequence is MAELTVSVLEEYLRDHYGTTVPEQSLFMKLMEEIGEVAELLNQRAGRKMMDSEDDSSARLAEELADVIHYAVALAAVNQLDLTKSILEKDKQASVKYGREINLLEFIVI, encoded by the coding sequence ATGGCGGAGTTGACGGTGAGTGTTTTGGAAGAATACTTGCGTGACCACTATGGGACGACAGTTCCCGAGCAAAGTCTCTTTATGAAATTAATGGAAGAAATCGGTGAAGTGGCAGAGCTACTGAATCAACGTGCAGGCCGCAAGATGATGGATAGCGAAGACGACAGCTCTGCTCGTTTGGCAGAAGAATTAGCTGACGTTATTCACTATGCTGTAGCCTTAGCAGCGGTGAATCAACTAGATTTAACCAAGTCCATTTTGGAGAAAGACAAGCAGGCTTCCGTCAAATATGGTCGAGAAATAAATTTATTGGAATTTATCGTCATTTAG
- a CDS encoding replication-associated recombination protein A — MPANLALRMRPKSIDEVIGQEHLVGPGKIIRRMIDANMLSSMILYGPPGIGKTSIASAIAGTTKYAFRTFNATTDNQKRLQEIAEEAKFSGGLVLMLDEIHRLNKTKQDFLLPLLENGNIIMIGATTENPFFSILPAIRSRVQIFELHPLQTSHIRQALELALTDSERGFDFPVTIEPEALDFLANATNGDLRAAYNSLELAVLSTKESDDGSRHIDLDAVENSLQKSYISMDKNGDAHYDILSALQKSIRGSDVNASLHYAARLIEAEDLPSLARRLTVIAYEDIGLANPEAQIHTVTALEAAQKIGFPEARILIANVVVDLALSPKSNSAYLAMDAALADLRKNGHLPIPNHLRDGHYAGSKELGNAIGYQYPHAYPEKWVDQQYLPDKLLAADYFTANDTGKYERALGMTQEKIKQLKQNKKKS, encoded by the coding sequence ATGCCAGCCAATCTCGCCCTTCGTATGCGGCCAAAATCCATTGATGAGGTCATCGGTCAGGAACACTTGGTCGGTCCTGGAAAGATTATCCGTCGCATGATTGATGCCAATATGCTGTCGTCCATGATTCTCTATGGTCCGCCAGGAATTGGCAAGACCTCGATTGCCTCTGCTATTGCTGGCACGACCAAGTATGCCTTTCGGACTTTTAATGCCACGACCGACAACCAAAAACGCCTGCAGGAAATCGCTGAAGAAGCCAAGTTTTCTGGTGGCCTGGTCCTCATGCTCGATGAGATTCACCGCCTCAACAAGACCAAACAGGACTTTCTGCTTCCTCTTTTGGAAAATGGCAATATCATCATGATTGGGGCAACGACGGAAAATCCCTTCTTCTCAATTCTGCCTGCCATTCGTAGTCGGGTGCAGATTTTTGAATTGCATCCTTTGCAAACCAGCCACATCCGACAAGCCTTGGAACTGGCTCTGACAGACAGCGAACGCGGTTTTGACTTCCCCGTCACCATTGAGCCTGAGGCCCTGGACTTCCTAGCCAATGCTACCAACGGTGACCTGCGTGCCGCTTACAATTCGCTAGAACTGGCTGTGCTTTCGACCAAGGAAAGTGACGACGGTAGCCGCCACATTGACCTGGACGCCGTGGAAAATAGCCTACAGAAATCCTACATCAGCATGGATAAGAACGGTGATGCCCATTACGACATCCTCTCCGCCCTGCAAAAATCTATTCGGGGTAGCGATGTCAATGCCAGCCTCCACTACGCCGCTCGTTTGATTGAGGCGGAAGACCTACCTAGTCTGGCCCGTCGCTTGACAGTCATCGCCTACGAAGACATCGGCTTGGCCAATCCAGAGGCACAAATTCATACGGTGACCGCCCTTGAAGCTGCCCAGAAAATCGGCTTTCCAGAGGCACGGATTTTGATTGCCAATGTGGTCGTTGATTTGGCCCTTTCTCCCAAGTCCAATTCTGCCTATCTGGCTATGGATGCAGCTCTGGCTGATTTACGGAAAAATGGTCACCTGCCCATTCCAAATCATCTGCGGGACGGTCACTATGCCGGCAGTAAGGAGCTGGGAAATGCCATTGGCTACCAGTATCCCCATGCCTATCCTGAAAAATGGGTGGACCAGCAATACCTGCCCGATAAGTTACTGGCTGCGGACTACTTCACCGCCAACGACACCGGCAAATACGAGCGGGCCTTGGGCATGACCCAAGAAAAAATCAAGCAACTAAAACAAAACAAGAAAAAAAGTTGA
- the nrdG gene encoding anaerobic ribonucleoside-triphosphate reductase activating protein — MTEQTWNNPKPGEWKSEELSQGRIMDYKAFNFVDGEGVRCSLYVSGCLFHCPGCYNVATWSFKAGIPYTKELEDRILADLSQPYVQGLTLLGGEPFLNTGTVLPLVKRVRTELPDKDIWSWTGYTWEELMLETSDKLELLSQLDILVDGRYDKSKRNLMLQFRGSSNQRIIDVQQSLQENRVILWDKLQK, encoded by the coding sequence ATGACGGAACAGACTTGGAACAATCCCAAGCCAGGCGAGTGGAAGAGTGAAGAACTCAGTCAGGGACGGATTATGGACTACAAGGCCTTTAATTTTGTGGATGGCGAAGGCGTGCGGTGCTCCCTCTATGTCAGCGGCTGCCTCTTTCACTGTCCTGGTTGTTACAACGTCGCCACCTGGTCCTTCAAGGCCGGCATTCCCTATACCAAGGAGCTGGAAGACCGCATCTTAGCAGACTTGTCCCAACCCTATGTGCAGGGGCTGACCCTCTTGGGCGGAGAGCCCTTTCTCAATACAGGGACCGTCCTCCCTCTCGTCAAGCGGGTTCGGACGGAATTGCCAGACAAGGACATTTGGTCCTGGACAGGCTACACATGGGAAGAATTGATGCTGGAAACGTCAGACAAGCTGGAGTTGCTCAGCCAGTTGGACATTCTCGTAGACGGTCGCTATGACAAAAGCAAACGCAATCTTATGTTGCAGTTTCGAGGCTCTTCCAACCAACGCATTATTGATGTCCAGCAGTCATTGCAGGAAAATCGAGTAATTTTATGGGATAAATTACAAAAATGA
- a CDS encoding GNAT family N-acetyltransferase — MELRRPTIADKETVLGMLAEFETAGSAMDGGFISKDVDFADWILRNQDYEAGINLPEGFVPSIQYVSFDQTGRALGFLSLRLRLNDFLLNKGGHIGYSIRPTERGKGYAKGQLRLGLQEAASKNITKVLVTCSTDNEASRKTIVACGGSLEDIREGVERYWID; from the coding sequence ATGGAATTAAGAAGACCGACTATAGCGGATAAGGAAACGGTTTTGGGTATGCTAGCGGAGTTTGAAACGGCAGGATCTGCTATGGACGGAGGGTTTATCTCCAAAGATGTGGACTTTGCAGACTGGATTTTGAGAAACCAAGACTATGAGGCAGGCATCAACCTGCCAGAAGGTTTTGTTCCCTCTATTCAATATGTGTCATTTGACCAGACTGGTCGAGCCCTTGGTTTTCTCAGTCTACGCCTACGGCTCAACGATTTCCTGCTCAATAAAGGCGGTCATATCGGATATTCCATTCGCCCAACCGAGCGAGGAAAGGGCTATGCCAAGGGCCAGCTGCGACTTGGTTTGCAGGAGGCGGCTAGTAAAAATATCACCAAGGTTCTCGTGACCTGCTCGACAGACAATGAGGCTAGTCGCAAAACGATTGTAGCATGTGGTGGTAGCTTAGAAGATATCAGAGAAGGAGTAGAGCGTTACTGGATTGACTAA
- a CDS encoding bifunctional metallophosphatase/5'-nucleotidase, with amino-acid sequence MNFTDISILHTNDMHSYMENFPKKAQLIADIRARNEKEGVPTFVFDSGDLFSGNIFFNMYRGIKEIELMNRIGCQAMTLGNHEFDHGDELLSRLDDFAQFPIVSSNLRYRDEEAADELVPLEDVLEFDMNGKPLYVLGLTTLETQEVASPSDKVLFEDPRKALRRLVDQIMKANPQAHLVLLSHLGYDEDLALAKDFPEVNVILGGHTHTILREPSQVGGVSICQAGQYGRFVGHLSLRCFADGRHEVLAYDLIEVEQLTQEDRAVKAIIDQMRSERDAAFSQPIAVLPQALDGERESIRQGVSSLAPVICQALFERAGQLGLQADGAVINGFGIRASLSAGPIYYSDLVKVLPFSKHVLLVAIRGSDLVASLKTGLHPQMWGIVPDGEDLLVNGRAVEPDRVYQIVTNSFVWSGKDNYDDFHKAEIVQDLGLDIDIISEFFKRQYGG; translated from the coding sequence ATGAATTTTACAGATATCAGCATTCTCCATACTAATGATATGCATTCTTACATGGAGAATTTTCCAAAGAAAGCCCAGCTGATTGCGGATATTCGGGCTAGGAATGAAAAAGAGGGAGTACCGACCTTTGTCTTTGACAGTGGGGATCTGTTTTCGGGCAATATCTTTTTCAATATGTACCGTGGAATCAAGGAAATCGAGTTGATGAACCGAATCGGTTGCCAGGCCATGACCTTGGGCAATCATGAATTTGACCACGGAGATGAATTGCTCAGTCGCTTGGATGACTTTGCCCAGTTTCCAATTGTGTCCTCCAATCTTCGTTACCGTGACGAGGAGGCGGCGGATGAATTGGTGCCGCTGGAGGATGTCCTCGAGTTTGATATGAATGGAAAGCCTCTCTATGTTCTCGGTTTGACTACCTTGGAAACCCAGGAGGTTGCCTCGCCGTCAGACAAGGTGCTCTTTGAGGATCCTCGGAAGGCTCTACGACGTCTGGTGGACCAGATTATGAAGGCCAATCCTCAGGCTCATCTGGTTTTACTCAGTCATCTAGGATACGATGAAGATCTTGCCTTGGCCAAGGACTTTCCAGAAGTCAATGTCATCTTGGGCGGACACACCCACACGATTTTGAGAGAACCCAGTCAGGTAGGCGGCGTCAGCATTTGCCAGGCTGGTCAATACGGTCGCTTTGTCGGACATCTGTCCCTGCGGTGTTTTGCAGATGGACGGCACGAGGTCCTGGCTTATGACTTGATTGAGGTGGAGCAACTGACCCAAGAAGACAGGGCGGTTAAGGCCATTATCGATCAGATGAGGTCGGAACGGGACGCAGCTTTTTCCCAACCGATAGCGGTTCTGCCACAGGCACTAGACGGGGAGCGAGAGAGCATTCGTCAAGGCGTGTCCAGTCTAGCTCCTGTCATCTGTCAGGCTCTCTTTGAGCGGGCTGGCCAGCTGGGCTTGCAGGCGGACGGTGCGGTCATCAACGGCTTCGGCATTCGGGCTTCCTTGTCGGCGGGACCGATTTACTATTCGGACTTGGTCAAGGTCCTGCCCTTTTCTAAGCATGTGCTCTTGGTTGCTATCAGGGGCAGCGATTTGGTGGCTAGCCTCAAGACAGGCCTCCACCCTCAGATGTGGGGCATTGTCCCAGACGGTGAGGATCTTTTGGTCAATGGCAGAGCTGTCGAGCCAGATAGGGTTTATCAGATTGTGACCAATTCTTTTGTTTGGAGCGGCAAGGACAACTATGACGATTTCCACAAGGCAGAAATTGTGCAGGACTTGGGACTGGATATAGACATCATCAGCGAATTTTTCAAAAGACAATATGGAGGCTAG
- the nrdD gene encoding anaerobic ribonucleoside-triphosphate reductase, translated as MNVRENDVEKLSLVVLKRDGRIVPFDEQKIFSALSRANQELEHPVSEAGLQLVLEATLQEIGRRFIDDIQIYEIQTIVEQELLKAHLYELAERYIQYRTQRDFRRHQATDINFEIHKLLSKDQALVNENANKDADVFNTQRDLTAGIVGKSIGLKLLPAHVANAHQKGDIHYHDLDYNPYTPMTNCCLIDFKGMLAQGFKIGNADVESPKSIQTATAQISQIIANVSSSQYGGCSADRIDEVLAPYAELNYQKHLKEAKEWVLPDKQEDYALAKTQKDIYDAMQSLEYEINTLFTSNGQTPFTSLGFGLGTSWFEREIQKAILNIRIKGLGREGRTAIFPKLIFTVKRGLNLEPDSPNYDIKQLAVECATKRMYPDMLSYDKIVELTGSFKVPMGCRSFLQGWQDENGQDVTSGRMNLGVVTVNLPRIALESGGSQEKFWEIFAERMAIAKDALVYRVERVKEATPANAPILYQYGAFGKRLAKTDAVDEVFKNRRATISLGYIGLYEVAAVFYGGHWEANPEAKEFTIAIIKRMKELTEAWSDQYGYHFSVYSTPSESLTDRFCRMDTDKFGLVENITDKQYYTNSFHYDVRKNPTPFEKLDFEKVYVEAGASGGFIHYCEYPVLQQNPKALEAVWDYAYDRVGYLGTNTPIDHCYACDFEGDFEPTERGFKCPNCGNSDPKTVDVVKRTCGYLGNPQARPMVNGRHKEIISRVKHMNGSSL; from the coding sequence ATGAATGTGCGAGAAAATGATGTCGAAAAACTGAGTTTAGTCGTCTTGAAACGGGACGGTCGGATTGTGCCCTTTGATGAGCAAAAGATTTTTTCTGCTCTTTCGCGGGCCAATCAGGAATTGGAACACCCAGTGTCAGAGGCTGGTCTGCAACTGGTCTTGGAAGCGACCTTGCAAGAGATTGGCCGCCGTTTTATAGATGACATTCAGATTTATGAAATCCAGACTATTGTGGAGCAAGAGTTGCTCAAGGCTCATTTGTATGAGCTGGCAGAGCGCTATATCCAGTACCGGACCCAGCGGGATTTTCGGCGTCATCAGGCGACGGACATTAACTTTGAAATCCACAAGTTGCTGAGCAAGGATCAGGCTTTGGTTAATGAAAATGCCAACAAGGATGCGGATGTTTTCAACACCCAGCGGGATTTGACAGCGGGTATTGTCGGAAAATCTATCGGGCTCAAGCTCTTGCCAGCCCATGTGGCCAATGCCCACCAAAAAGGTGACATTCATTACCACGACTTGGATTACAACCCTTATACCCCCATGACCAACTGTTGCTTGATTGATTTCAAGGGGATGTTGGCTCAGGGCTTTAAGATTGGGAATGCGGATGTGGAAAGTCCCAAGTCGATTCAGACGGCTACGGCACAGATTTCGCAGATTATTGCCAATGTGTCCTCTAGTCAGTACGGGGGCTGCTCGGCAGACCGCATCGATGAGGTGTTGGCTCCCTATGCGGAACTCAATTATCAGAAGCATTTGAAGGAAGCGAAAGAATGGGTTTTGCCAGACAAGCAGGAAGACTATGCCCTTGCCAAAACGCAAAAGGATATCTACGATGCCATGCAGTCCTTGGAGTATGAGATTAACACCCTTTTTACTTCTAATGGTCAAACGCCTTTTACATCGCTGGGCTTTGGTCTGGGAACTTCCTGGTTTGAACGGGAAATTCAAAAGGCCATTTTGAACATTCGTATCAAGGGTCTGGGACGCGAAGGTCGGACGGCCATTTTTCCCAAGCTGATTTTCACAGTTAAGCGAGGCTTGAACTTGGAGCCGGATTCCCCTAACTACGACATCAAGCAGCTGGCGGTGGAATGTGCAACCAAGCGGATGTATCCAGATATGCTGTCTTATGACAAGATTGTTGAGTTGACGGGTTCCTTCAAAGTGCCAATGGGTTGCCGTTCCTTCTTACAAGGTTGGCAGGATGAAAACGGTCAGGATGTGACATCTGGGCGGATGAACTTGGGTGTCGTGACCGTCAATCTGCCACGGATTGCCCTTGAAAGTGGTGGCAGTCAGGAAAAATTCTGGGAAATCTTTGCAGAACGCATGGCTATTGCCAAGGATGCCCTGGTCTACCGTGTGGAGCGGGTCAAGGAGGCGACACCGGCCAATGCACCGATTTTGTATCAGTACGGGGCTTTTGGCAAACGGCTTGCCAAGACCGATGCGGTGGATGAGGTCTTTAAAAATCGCAGAGCGACCATTTCGCTGGGTTATATCGGACTTTATGAAGTAGCAGCAGTTTTCTACGGTGGTCACTGGGAGGCCAATCCAGAAGCCAAGGAGTTCACGATTGCTATTATCAAACGGATGAAGGAATTGACAGAGGCTTGGTCTGACCAATATGGCTATCATTTCTCTGTTTATTCAACCCCCTCTGAAAGCCTGACGGACCGCTTCTGTCGAATGGATACGGACAAGTTTGGCTTGGTGGAAAATATCACCGACAAGCAGTATTACACCAATTCCTTCCACTACGATGTGCGGAAAAATCCCACTCCTTTTGAAAAACTGGATTTTGAAAAGGTCTATGTGGAGGCGGGTGCCAGCGGTGGATTTATCCACTACTGCGAATATCCTGTTTTGCAACAAAATCCCAAGGCCTTGGAGGCTGTTTGGGACTATGCCTATGACCGTGTCGGTTATCTGGGGACCAATACCCCGATCGACCATTGCTATGCCTGTGATTTTGAGGGGGATTTTGAGCCAACGGAGCGTGGCTTCAAGTGTCCAAACTGTGGCAATAGCGACCCAAAAACAGTTGATGTTGTCAAGCGGACCTGTGGTTACCTAGGCAATCCGCAGGCCAGACCCATGGTCAATGGCCGCCACAAGGAAATTATTTCCCGTGTCAAACACATGAATGGGTCTAGTTTATAA